One window from the genome of Pseudonocardia hierapolitana encodes:
- a CDS encoding MBL fold metallo-hydrolase — MCEGGNAAEVYASVPRNAGGAAVDPIALQPVDEVRITTLVDNVFDGLLAGDDRVTRADFGNGRVTAAQFEGGSTDAGLRAEHGFAALVAVRRGATTTTLLFDTGLSPDGMVVNAERMGVDLSEVQGVVLSHGHFDHAGGLAGLAARRGRRAMPMVLHPVAWTRRRLVPPRGEVFDLPTLSRRALEGEGFEVIERREPSLLVDGCVLITGEVDRTTEFERGMPSPHQAWTGSGWEHDPLVQDDQALVVHVRGRGLVVLTGCGHAGAINIVRHARRLTGVDRLCALLGGLHLSGPAFEPVIPPTIAALTELAPAMVVPAHCTGWSAQHALAAALPDAWLPGSSGSTYRIAA, encoded by the coding sequence ATGTGTGAGGGCGGCAACGCAGCCGAGGTGTACGCGAGCGTTCCGAGGAACGCAGGAGGGGCGGCGGTCGACCCGATCGCCCTGCAGCCCGTCGACGAGGTGCGGATCACCACGCTCGTCGACAACGTCTTCGACGGCCTGCTCGCGGGCGACGACCGCGTCACCCGGGCGGACTTCGGGAACGGGCGGGTGACCGCGGCGCAGTTCGAGGGCGGGAGCACCGACGCCGGGCTGCGCGCCGAGCACGGGTTCGCCGCGCTCGTTGCGGTCCGCCGCGGCGCGACCACGACGACGCTCCTGTTCGACACCGGACTGTCGCCCGACGGCATGGTCGTCAACGCCGAGCGGATGGGCGTCGACCTGTCCGAGGTGCAGGGGGTCGTGCTCAGCCACGGGCACTTCGACCACGCCGGTGGCCTCGCCGGGCTCGCCGCGAGGCGGGGGCGACGTGCCATGCCGATGGTGCTGCACCCCGTCGCGTGGACGCGCAGGCGCCTGGTCCCGCCGCGGGGTGAGGTGTTCGACCTGCCCACGCTGAGCAGGCGCGCACTGGAGGGCGAGGGCTTCGAGGTGATCGAGCGGCGCGAGCCCTCGCTGCTCGTCGACGGGTGCGTGCTGATCACGGGCGAGGTCGACCGCACCACCGAGTTCGAGCGTGGGATGCCGTCGCCGCACCAGGCCTGGACCGGCTCCGGCTGGGAGCACGACCCGCTCGTCCAGGACGACCAGGCGCTGGTCGTGCACGTCCGCGGCCGCGGGCTGGTCGTGCTCACCGGCTGCGGGCACGCGGGTGCGATCAACATCGTCCGCCACGCGCGGCGGCTCACCGGCGTCGACCGGCTGTGCGCGCTGCTCGGCGGCCTGCACCTCTCCGGCCCGGCGTTCGAGCCGGTGATCCCGCCGACGATCGCCGCGCTCACCGAGCTGGCCCCGGCCATGGTGGTGCCGGCCCACTGCACCGGCTGGAGCGCGCAGCACGCGCTCGCCGCCGCGCTGCCGGACGCGTGGCTGCCCGGCAGCAGCGGAAGCACCTACCGCATCGCCGCGTGA
- a CDS encoding aspartate aminotransferase family protein, whose translation MARLSPALKQATPVQVARGEGVHVFDLDGRRYLDFTAGIGVTSTGHCHPRVVAAAQEQVATLIHGQYTTVMHQPLVRLAERLGDVLPAGLDSVFFMNSGSEAVEASVRLARHATGRPLVVAFDGGFHGRTMGAAALTTSGAKIRAGIGPLMGGVAFAPFPYAFRYGWSEEETVAFCLRELDRLLVTAAPAADVAAFLIEPVLGEGGYVPTPPAFLAGLRERADAHGILLIADEVQTGFGRTGKFWGHQHADVTPDVLITAKGLASGFPLSGIAASEELMAKAWPGSQGGTYGGNAVACAAALATLDVIEGEGLVANAADQGLRLRDGLQKVAADHPGIADVRGLGLMVGNEFCTPDGAPDTAAANRAHAAAADKGLLLLTCGPHGNVVRMIPPLIVTAEQVDEAVAIWAEAVRA comes from the coding sequence ATGGCCCGTCTGTCACCGGCGCTCAAGCAGGCGACGCCCGTGCAGGTCGCGCGCGGCGAGGGTGTGCACGTCTTCGACCTCGACGGCCGCCGCTACCTCGACTTCACGGCCGGGATCGGCGTCACGAGCACCGGGCACTGCCACCCTCGGGTCGTCGCGGCCGCCCAGGAGCAGGTGGCCACGCTCATCCACGGCCAGTACACGACCGTCATGCACCAGCCGCTGGTGCGGCTGGCCGAGCGGCTGGGGGACGTGCTGCCCGCCGGCCTGGACAGCGTGTTCTTCATGAACTCCGGGAGCGAGGCGGTCGAGGCGTCGGTGCGGCTCGCCCGCCACGCCACCGGGCGCCCGCTGGTCGTCGCGTTCGACGGCGGTTTCCACGGCCGCACGATGGGCGCAGCGGCGCTCACCACCTCCGGGGCGAAGATCCGGGCCGGCATCGGGCCGCTCATGGGCGGCGTCGCCTTCGCGCCGTTCCCGTACGCGTTCCGGTACGGCTGGAGCGAGGAGGAGACGGTCGCGTTCTGCCTGCGCGAGCTGGACCGGCTGCTCGTCACCGCGGCCCCGGCGGCCGACGTCGCGGCGTTCCTCATCGAGCCGGTGCTCGGCGAAGGCGGGTACGTGCCCACGCCGCCCGCGTTCCTCGCCGGGCTGCGCGAGCGGGCCGACGCCCACGGCATCCTGCTGATCGCCGACGAGGTGCAGACCGGGTTCGGGCGCACCGGGAAGTTCTGGGGCCACCAGCACGCCGACGTCACGCCGGACGTCCTGATCACGGCGAAGGGCCTGGCCAGCGGCTTCCCGCTGTCCGGCATCGCCGCGAGCGAGGAGCTGATGGCCAAGGCGTGGCCGGGCTCGCAGGGCGGCACCTACGGCGGCAACGCGGTGGCCTGCGCCGCCGCGCTCGCCACGCTCGACGTCATCGAGGGGGAGGGACTCGTCGCCAACGCGGCCGACCAGGGCCTGCGCCTGCGCGACGGCCTCCAGAAGGTGGCGGCCGACCACCCGGGCATCGCCGACGTCCGCGGCCTCGGCCTGATGGTCGGCAACGAGTTCTGCACGCCCGACGGCGCCCCCGACACCGCCGCCGCGAACCGCGCCCACGCGGCCGCGGCGGACAAGGGCCTGCTCCTGCTCACCTGCGGCCCGCACGGCAACGTCGTGCGGATGATCCCGCCGCTGATCGTCACCGCGGAGCAGGTGGACGAGGCCGTGGCCATCTGGGCCGAGGCGGTCCGCGCCTGA
- a CDS encoding winged helix-turn-helix transcriptional regulator, whose product MRDGLVAREVEPTVPPQVTYSLTPLGSELVGTVGCPRRVGHATDRPDPRRP is encoded by the coding sequence CTGCGCGACGGCCTCGTCGCGCGCGAGGTCGAGCCCACGGTGCCGCCGCAGGTGACGTACTCGCTCACCCCGCTCGGGTCGGAGCTCGTCGGCACCGTCGGGTGTCCTCGTCGAGTGGGTCACGCGACGGATCGACCCGATCCTCGCCGCCCGTGA
- a CDS encoding GntR family transcriptional regulator: protein MDLSELEPVERRSTAAIVADRIRTAIMRGTFPPGTQLGEVELAARLGVSRGPLREAMQRLVAEGLLRSERHRGLFVRELDAADVRDVYTARAAIERAAGLLLLAGNRAAAAERLSAALARMEAVADDPVALADADHAFHAEFVAASGSPRLRRMADTLLVETRMCLAALQETLPPAGALIAEHRALRDAVRDGDAERMAAVLEAHMGDAVERILAPEPSVPPAVPA from the coding sequence GTGGACCTCAGTGAGCTCGAGCCGGTCGAGCGGCGTTCCACGGCCGCGATCGTCGCCGATCGGATCCGCACGGCGATCATGCGAGGCACCTTCCCGCCGGGCACGCAGCTCGGCGAGGTCGAGCTCGCCGCACGGCTCGGGGTGAGCCGCGGACCGCTGCGGGAGGCGATGCAGCGGCTCGTGGCCGAGGGGCTGCTGCGCAGCGAGCGCCACCGGGGGCTCTTCGTGCGGGAGCTGGACGCGGCCGACGTGCGGGACGTCTACACCGCCCGCGCCGCGATCGAGCGGGCCGCCGGCCTGTTGCTGCTCGCCGGCAACCGGGCGGCCGCCGCTGAACGGCTGAGCGCCGCGCTGGCCCGGATGGAGGCCGTCGCCGACGACCCCGTCGCGCTCGCCGATGCCGACCACGCCTTCCACGCCGAGTTCGTGGCCGCGTCGGGCAGCCCACGGCTGCGGCGGATGGCCGACACGCTGCTCGTCGAGACCCGGATGTGCCTCGCCGCCCTGCAGGAGACCCTGCCGCCTGCCGGCGCCCTGATCGCCGAGCACCGCGCGCTGCGCGACGCCGTGCGCGACGGCGACGCCGAGCGGATGGCGGCCGTGCTGGAGGCGCACATGGGCGATGCCGTGGAGCGGATACTGGCGCCGGAACCATCGGTCCCGCCTGCGGTGCCCGCCTGA
- a CDS encoding maleate cis-trans isomerase family protein, translated as MTAPTVGILYPGYSAEDDYPLAESLLGGPRLPLVHTLMREDAHRVDALLDIGGDDVLADGVRALGGPLDSVVWACTSGSFVFGWDGATAQVEALGAVAGVPASSTSFAFVDACARLGVSRVAVGATYPDDVAERFVAFLGAAGIEVLSLSAKGIITAAEVGTLPNETVLEFAAAADHPDAQAVLLPDTALHTIGLLDALDARVGKPVLTANQVSVWQGLRLAGSASPRPGLGALFRA; from the coding sequence ATGACCGCCCCCACCGTCGGGATCCTCTACCCCGGCTACTCAGCAGAGGACGACTACCCGCTCGCGGAATCGCTGCTCGGCGGTCCGCGGCTGCCGCTGGTGCACACCCTCATGCGTGAGGACGCCCACCGTGTGGACGCACTGCTCGACATCGGTGGCGACGACGTGCTGGCCGACGGCGTACGGGCGCTCGGCGGCCCGCTGGACTCCGTGGTCTGGGCGTGCACGAGCGGGAGCTTCGTCTTCGGCTGGGACGGCGCCACGGCCCAGGTCGAGGCGCTCGGCGCGGTGGCGGGCGTGCCGGCGTCGAGCACGTCGTTCGCGTTCGTCGACGCGTGCGCGCGGTTGGGCGTCAGCAGGGTCGCGGTGGGCGCCACCTACCCCGACGACGTCGCGGAGCGGTTCGTCGCTTTCCTCGGCGCCGCCGGGATCGAGGTGCTCTCGCTCTCGGCCAAGGGGATCATCACCGCAGCCGAGGTCGGCACGCTGCCGAACGAGACCGTGCTCGAGTTCGCAGCGGCCGCCGACCACCCGGACGCGCAGGCCGTGCTGCTGCCCGACACCGCGTTGCACACGATCGGGCTGCTCGACGCGCTGGACGCCCGCGTCGGCAAGCCGGTGCTCACGGCCAACCAGGTGAGCGTTTGGCAGGGTCTGCGCCTTGCGGGTTCCGCCTCACCGCGCCCGGGTCTCGGCGCGCTGTTCAGAGCCTGA
- a CDS encoding maleate cis-trans isomerase family protein, which translates to MPTELSVGLTEPDHQQGIGVVAPFDFALDRELWRWAPEDVSLYLTRLPFFTTPVTVEMAVACGDRRAVRRATRDVLTPEPGVVIYACTSGSFVEGAAGEEVLRRTMEDAGAPVARTTSGALISALKLLGVSRLAIATPYVEPVTRRLVGYLAEHGISTVSSEGLGLLGNIWRVKYSEVVEIVRAADNPAAEALFISCTNVPTYDLIEPLEQALGKPVLTANQVTMWAALRAMGRDAVGGGSLLANHDHLTPGAA; encoded by the coding sequence GTGCCCACCGAGCTCTCGGTCGGTCTCACCGAGCCCGACCACCAGCAGGGGATCGGAGTGGTGGCCCCGTTCGACTTCGCCCTCGACCGCGAGTTGTGGCGATGGGCGCCCGAGGACGTGTCGCTCTACCTCACCCGCCTGCCGTTCTTCACCACCCCGGTCACCGTCGAGATGGCCGTGGCCTGCGGCGACCGCCGCGCGGTGCGCCGGGCCACCCGGGACGTGCTCACCCCCGAGCCCGGCGTCGTCATCTACGCCTGCACGTCAGGCAGCTTCGTCGAGGGCGCCGCGGGCGAGGAGGTTCTCCGCCGCACGATGGAGGACGCAGGCGCTCCCGTCGCGCGCACCACATCGGGGGCGCTGATCTCCGCGCTGAAGCTGCTCGGCGTCTCCCGGCTCGCGATCGCCACCCCGTACGTCGAACCCGTCACGCGCCGTCTGGTCGGCTACCTCGCCGAGCACGGCATCAGCACCGTGTCGAGCGAGGGCCTCGGCCTGCTGGGCAACATCTGGCGGGTCAAGTACTCGGAGGTGGTGGAGATCGTCCGCGCCGCCGACAACCCCGCCGCCGAGGCGCTGTTCATCAGCTGCACGAACGTGCCGACCTACGACCTCATCGAGCCCCTCGAGCAGGCGCTCGGCAAGCCGGTGCTCACCGCCAACCAGGTCACCATGTGGGCCGCGCTGCGCGCCATGGGCCGCGACGCGGTGGGCGGCGGCAGCCTGCTCGCCAACCACGACCACCTCACCCCAGGAGCCGCATGA
- a CDS encoding DUF3830 family protein — MSKFLRISLARRGVSCVAELLEKEAPRTTAAVWRALEDGPLAGDAQHAKYARNEVYTMVPRFAEIGRENPTVTPIPGDVVLFDFAGGVLDSAFKTDQGIDQDEGAIDLAIFYGRNNLLINGDIGWVPGNVYATITEGLDAMAEACHDVWRSGSVGERLVYERLG, encoded by the coding sequence ATGTCGAAGTTCCTCCGCATCAGCCTCGCCCGCCGTGGCGTGTCCTGCGTGGCTGAGCTGCTGGAGAAGGAGGCGCCGCGCACCACCGCCGCGGTGTGGCGCGCTCTCGAGGACGGCCCGCTGGCAGGTGACGCGCAGCACGCGAAGTACGCGCGCAACGAGGTGTACACGATGGTGCCCCGGTTCGCGGAGATCGGCCGGGAGAACCCGACCGTCACGCCGATCCCCGGCGACGTCGTGCTGTTCGACTTCGCCGGTGGCGTGCTCGACAGCGCGTTCAAGACCGACCAGGGGATCGACCAGGACGAGGGCGCCATCGACCTCGCGATCTTCTACGGCCGGAACAACCTGCTGATCAACGGGGACATCGGCTGGGTTCCGGGCAACGTCTACGCCACGATCACCGAGGGGCTCGACGCGATGGCCGAGGCGTGCCACGACGTCTGGCGCTCCGGCAGCGTCGGCGAGCGCCTGGTGTACGAGCGGCTCGGGTAG
- a CDS encoding D-2-hydroxyacid dehydrogenase, giving the protein MRFAGDASSLAEALPGAEVLLVWDFLSDAVRDAWPAADSLRWVHTASAGVDRLTFPGLLESDVTLTNSRGVFDRPMAEYVLGLVLAMAKDFPGTLAAQARREWRHRETEPVAGRRVVVVGGGPIGRAIAGLLGAVGMDVELVGRREFDGLPRRLPGTDWLVLAAPLTDATRGMLDAAALALLPRSARVINVGRGALVVEPDLVDALRERRIAGAALDVFAREPLPADSPLWALPGVIVSPHMSGDLIGWRQDLVEVFRDNLARYQAGEPLRNVVDKTLGYVTTGGGT; this is encoded by the coding sequence ATGCGCTTCGCGGGCGACGCCTCCTCCCTCGCCGAGGCACTGCCCGGTGCGGAGGTGCTGCTCGTCTGGGATTTCCTCTCCGACGCCGTGCGCGACGCATGGCCGGCCGCCGACTCGCTGCGGTGGGTGCACACGGCGAGCGCCGGCGTCGACCGGCTGACGTTCCCCGGGCTGCTCGAGTCGGACGTGACGCTGACGAACTCCCGCGGCGTGTTCGACCGGCCCATGGCCGAGTACGTGCTAGGACTGGTACTCGCGATGGCCAAGGACTTCCCGGGCACGCTCGCCGCACAGGCGCGCCGCGAGTGGCGCCACCGCGAGACCGAGCCGGTCGCCGGGCGCCGCGTCGTGGTCGTCGGGGGCGGCCCGATCGGACGCGCGATCGCCGGGCTGCTCGGCGCCGTCGGGATGGACGTGGAGCTGGTCGGGCGCCGGGAGTTCGACGGACTGCCCCGCCGTCTGCCCGGAACCGACTGGCTCGTGCTCGCCGCGCCGCTCACGGACGCCACCCGCGGCATGCTCGACGCCGCCGCACTCGCCCTGCTCCCCCGGTCCGCCCGCGTGATCAACGTGGGCCGCGGGGCCTTGGTCGTCGAGCCCGACCTCGTCGACGCGCTGCGCGAACGCCGGATCGCGGGGGCGGCCCTCGACGTCTTCGCCCGCGAACCGCTTCCGGCCGACTCCCCGCTCTGGGCCCTGCCCGGCGTGATCGTCTCGCCCCACATGTCGGGCGACCTGATCGGCTGGCGGCAGGACCTCGTCGAGGTGTTCCGCGACAACCTCGCCCGCTACCAGGCAGGCGAACCGCTGCGCAACGTCGTGGACAAGACGTTGGGCTACGTGACGACCGGAGGTGGGACGTGA
- a CDS encoding amidase → MTADLAVSELAATELLAAYRAGVLSPIEATEAALQRIRRHDPQVNAFCLVDADAALGAAKESEERWRRGEPAGALDGVPISIKDILLTRGWPTLRGSHTVDPTGPWDVDGPHVARVREQGAVPLGKTTTPELGWKGVTDNPLTGVTRNPWDPTRTAGGSSGGSAAAVLCGMGPLSLGTDGGGSVRIPAAFTGTTALKPTYGRVPHYPPSPFGTLAHVGPMTRTAADAALLLDVVSGADTRDPWALAATGSAVAALDAGVAGLRIAVSPTLGYVDVHPEVAAAFAAAARVFADLGAHVEEADPGFADPIVAFETLWFSGAAKSIEHLGPEQRALMDPGLVAISEQGARASALDYLTAMAVRNDLGTRMGEFHSRYDLLLTPTLPIPAFEAGVEVPAGWPHERWTTWTPFTYPFNMTQQPAASVPCGFAEGLPVGLQIVGPRHGDNAVLAAAHAFQQATDWHTHRPSG, encoded by the coding sequence GTGACCGCCGACCTGGCTGTGTCCGAACTGGCGGCGACCGAGCTGCTCGCGGCCTACCGCGCGGGCGTGCTCTCCCCCATCGAGGCGACCGAGGCAGCGCTGCAGCGGATCCGGCGCCACGACCCGCAGGTCAACGCGTTCTGCCTCGTGGACGCGGACGCCGCGCTCGGCGCCGCCAAGGAGTCCGAGGAGCGCTGGCGGCGCGGCGAGCCGGCCGGGGCCCTCGACGGCGTGCCGATCTCCATCAAGGACATCCTGCTCACCCGCGGCTGGCCGACGCTGCGCGGCTCGCACACCGTCGATCCGACCGGACCGTGGGACGTCGACGGGCCGCACGTCGCGCGCGTCCGCGAGCAGGGCGCCGTGCCGCTGGGCAAGACGACCACACCGGAGCTGGGTTGGAAGGGCGTGACGGACAACCCGCTCACCGGCGTCACCCGCAACCCGTGGGACCCCACGCGCACGGCGGGCGGCTCGTCCGGCGGCAGCGCGGCGGCCGTCCTCTGCGGGATGGGCCCGCTGAGCCTCGGCACCGACGGCGGCGGTTCCGTGCGCATCCCGGCGGCCTTCACCGGCACCACCGCCCTCAAGCCCACCTACGGGCGCGTGCCGCACTACCCGCCCAGCCCGTTCGGCACCCTCGCCCACGTCGGGCCGATGACCCGCACGGCGGCCGACGCCGCGCTGCTGCTCGACGTCGTGTCCGGCGCCGACACCCGCGACCCGTGGGCGCTCGCCGCCACCGGCTCCGCTGTGGCCGCCCTCGACGCGGGGGTGGCGGGCCTGCGGATCGCGGTGAGTCCCACGCTCGGGTACGTCGACGTGCACCCCGAGGTCGCCGCGGCGTTCGCGGCGGCGGCGCGGGTGTTCGCCGACCTGGGCGCGCACGTCGAGGAGGCCGACCCCGGCTTCGCCGATCCGATCGTGGCGTTCGAGACGCTGTGGTTCTCCGGCGCGGCGAAGTCGATCGAGCACCTCGGGCCGGAGCAGCGCGCGCTGATGGACCCCGGGCTCGTCGCGATCAGCGAGCAGGGTGCGCGGGCCTCGGCCCTGGACTACCTCACCGCGATGGCAGTGCGCAACGATCTCGGCACCCGCATGGGCGAGTTCCACAGCCGCTACGACCTGCTGCTCACACCCACGCTCCCGATCCCGGCCTTCGAGGCGGGGGTCGAGGTGCCCGCGGGCTGGCCCCACGAGCGGTGGACGACGTGGACGCCGTTCACCTACCCGTTCAACATGACCCAGCAGCCGGCCGCGAGCGTGCCCTGCGGCTTCGCGGAGGGCCTGCCGGTGGGCCTGCAGATCGTCGGCCCGCGCCACGGGGACAACGCGGTACTGGCGGCGGCACACGCGTTCCAACAGGCGACGGACTGGCACACCCACCGCCCCTCCGGCTGA
- the tatB gene encoding Sec-independent protein translocase protein TatB: MFDSVGWGEILVLIVAGLFILGPERLPSAAAWTGKAIRQLREYATGAREQLRGELGPEFDELRKPLEELRGLRNFNPRTAVTRTLFDDEQPKPNGYTPPKPNLTKATPPPERLEKNEVPPVDPDAT, from the coding sequence GTGTTCGACAGCGTCGGCTGGGGCGAGATCCTCGTGTTGATCGTGGCCGGCCTGTTCATCCTCGGCCCGGAGCGGTTGCCGTCGGCGGCGGCGTGGACGGGCAAGGCGATCCGCCAGCTCCGCGAGTACGCCACCGGTGCGCGTGAGCAGCTGCGCGGCGAGCTCGGCCCGGAGTTCGACGAGCTGCGCAAGCCGCTCGAGGAACTGCGTGGCCTGCGGAACTTCAACCCGCGCACGGCGGTGACCCGCACGCTCTTCGACGACGAACAGCCCAAGCCGAACGGCTACACCCCGCCGAAGCCGAACCTGACGAAGGCCACGCCCCCGCCGGAGCGGCTGGAGAAGAACGAGGTCCCCCCGGTCGACCCGGACGCCACCTGA
- a CDS encoding trypsin-like peptidase domain-containing protein: protein MSDPNTPAEPSSAERGDGTEGPGEDRTVELPRQSDAEPFDASPFEAAPSGAEPSAAGPPRLGPRPLERPEVDPDAAAAFGRPGGVDGGFAARRNGNGQHTTLVAPPPAALASAFGRPDPSAPPLQRPSENGTGKGAAHEDTFWTDGAERDPWRDPESAAALGPPPGAGGTEVETVRGEGARLSLREVFFGRRVEPRALAVLAVVALLIGAAGGMVGRFTAEGAAGLTDPDPTITQTVPGRERPPGSVADIAARTVPAVVSFEIRVGDEGGTGSGVVIDPSGYVLTNNHVVAPAAEVTGAQIEAIFHDGTRAAAQIVGRDPKTDLAVVKVEVANPVVATFGSSAGLVVGDGVIAIGSPLGLVGTVTEGIVSAINRPVRLDGAGTDTNAVIDAIQTDAAINPGNSGGPLVDSTGAVVGINTAIRSIGMGEGGSIGLGFAIPIDDARGIAEELIRTGKVTHAEIGINARSVSDGTTDGAQVQNVQQGGAAEAAGIIEGDVIVRVGERTIAGADELVVAVRERNPGDAVEVELIREGRPLTVSVVLASD from the coding sequence ATGAGCGATCCCAACACCCCTGCCGAGCCGAGCTCGGCAGAGCGAGGAGACGGCACCGAGGGCCCCGGTGAGGACCGCACGGTCGAGCTCCCGCGACAGTCCGACGCGGAGCCGTTCGACGCATCTCCGTTCGAAGCAGCACCGTCCGGCGCGGAGCCGTCGGCCGCCGGGCCCCCGCGCCTCGGTCCGCGCCCGCTCGAGCGGCCGGAGGTCGATCCCGACGCCGCGGCGGCGTTCGGCCGCCCGGGCGGGGTCGACGGTGGCTTCGCCGCGCGGCGCAACGGCAACGGGCAGCACACCACGCTCGTCGCCCCGCCGCCCGCCGCGCTGGCCAGCGCCTTCGGGCGTCCCGACCCGTCCGCCCCGCCCCTGCAGCGCCCCTCCGAGAACGGCACCGGCAAGGGCGCCGCGCACGAGGACACCTTCTGGACCGACGGTGCGGAGCGCGACCCGTGGCGCGACCCGGAGAGCGCCGCCGCGCTCGGCCCGCCCCCGGGCGCTGGTGGGACCGAGGTCGAGACCGTGCGCGGTGAAGGGGCCCGGCTCAGCCTGCGCGAGGTGTTCTTCGGTCGCCGGGTCGAGCCGCGGGCGCTCGCGGTGCTCGCGGTGGTCGCGCTGCTCATCGGTGCCGCGGGAGGGATGGTGGGGCGGTTCACGGCCGAGGGGGCTGCCGGTCTCACCGATCCGGACCCGACGATCACCCAGACCGTCCCGGGCCGGGAGCGCCCGCCCGGTTCCGTGGCCGACATCGCGGCCCGCACGGTGCCCGCCGTGGTCTCGTTCGAGATCCGGGTGGGCGACGAGGGCGGCACCGGGTCCGGCGTGGTCATCGACCCGTCCGGCTACGTCCTCACGAACAACCACGTGGTGGCACCGGCCGCGGAGGTCACCGGCGCCCAGATCGAGGCGATCTTCCACGACGGCACCCGCGCCGCGGCCCAGATCGTGGGGCGCGACCCGAAGACCGACCTCGCGGTCGTGAAGGTGGAGGTCGCCAACCCGGTGGTCGCCACGTTCGGCTCGTCGGCCGGGCTCGTCGTCGGCGACGGGGTGATCGCGATCGGCTCCCCGCTCGGCCTGGTCGGCACCGTCACCGAGGGCATCGTCAGCGCGATCAACCGCCCGGTCCGCCTCGACGGGGCCGGCACCGACACCAACGCCGTGATCGACGCGATCCAGACCGACGCCGCGATCAACCCGGGCAACTCCGGCGGCCCGCTCGTCGACTCGACCGGCGCCGTCGTCGGGATCAACACGGCCATCCGCAGCATCGGGATGGGCGAGGGCGGCTCGATCGGCCTGGGCTTCGCCATCCCGATCGACGACGCCCGCGGCATCGCGGAGGAGCTGATCCGCACCGGCAAGGTCACCCACGCCGAGATCGGCATCAACGCCCGCTCCGTCAGCGACGGCACCACCGACGGCGCCCAGGTGCAGAACGTGCAGCAGGGCGGGGCCGCGGAGGCGGCGGGCATCATCGAGGGCGACGTGATCGTCCGCGTGGGGGAACGCACGATCGCCGGGGCCGACGAGCTCGTCGTCGCCGTGCGGGAGCGCAATCCCGGCGATGCGGTGGAGGTCGAGCTGATCCGCGAGGGCCGCCCGCTCACGGTGTCGGTAGTCCTGGCCTCCGATTAG
- a CDS encoding anti-sigma factor family protein: MSSGRWRISVTTPDWGHDHLSSDAIVAYVDDELAPGPHLRANQHLSQCPECAAQVVAQGQARAALRTAGCPSLPSSLLSSLRSIPQDTDLPAPPAGLAVTPEGQFVSVLRPERAARGAARTDSAAPHGDRTHRRMWLGTGVAVTGLAAGAIAFAVPAAVTGSAAPDPGDADTARRPVLGGTATPVDVRLQLTPQPAAATSAPPSVAPTSAPPAAGDEPR, translated from the coding sequence GTGAGTTCAGGGCGTTGGCGCATTTCGGTGACGACCCCGGACTGGGGTCACGATCACCTGTCGTCCGACGCCATCGTCGCGTACGTCGACGACGAGCTCGCCCCGGGTCCGCACCTGCGCGCCAACCAGCACCTCTCCCAGTGCCCCGAGTGCGCGGCCCAGGTCGTCGCGCAGGGACAGGCCCGCGCCGCACTGCGCACCGCGGGCTGTCCGAGCCTCCCGTCCTCCCTGCTGTCGAGCCTGCGCTCCATCCCGCAGGACACCGACCTCCCGGCTCCGCCCGCGGGGCTCGCGGTCACCCCCGAGGGCCAGTTCGTCTCGGTGCTGCGGCCCGAGCGCGCCGCTCGTGGAGCCGCGCGCACCGACTCCGCGGCGCCCCACGGTGACCGCACGCACCGCAGGATGTGGCTCGGCACCGGCGTCGCCGTGACGGGTCTCGCCGCGGGCGCCATCGCGTTCGCCGTGCCCGCGGCCGTTACCGGATCGGCGGCACCGGACCCCGGCGACGCCGACACCGCCCGTCGTCCGGTCCTCGGCGGCACCGCCACCCCGGTCGACGTCCGCCTGCAGCTCACCCCGCAGCCCGCGGCGGCCACCAGCGCGCCGCCGTCCGTGGCGCCCACCTCGGCCCCGCCCGCCGCCGGTGACGAGCCCCGCTGA